A genomic stretch from Longibacter salinarum includes:
- the purF gene encoding amidophosphoribosyltransferase: MSDYKVKEECGIFGAFNDPAAARHTYYGLHALQHRGQESSGIVSSTFDEQMQQPVMPSYKDFGLVLDVFDDPAIFETQLLGNAAIGHNRYSTSGASTNRSNIQPFVVHHRNGNLGLAHNGNLSNARKLRDRFRDKGTLFQTTSDSELILHLTSQSDEETHFEQIRDALSQIEGAYSLVLLTDDHLIAVRDANGFRPLALGRLGDPDQEGGAAYFVASETCAFDMIGAEYIRDIEPGEILVIDREGCANGGDFDSYQIPSKHGVSQCVFEYVYFSRPDSKIFGEMVDKVRRRIGEELAREAPVPEVSEDEKTPIVIPVPDSANTSTLGYAMECQKMGLRCRFELGLIRNHYVGRTFIAPGQDRREMKVRCKFNTVEGLLRDRTVIVMDDSIVRGTTARYLVNMLRESGAKSVHFRVSSPRVISPCFYGMDFPNKSELLANQFEDADEIGEWLGVDSLAYLSVDGLMKAVHGANKQDHGYCNACFTANYPVPVDMSTTKEENEWQV; this comes from the coding sequence ATGAGCGATTATAAGGTCAAAGAAGAGTGCGGCATTTTCGGCGCATTCAACGACCCCGCCGCCGCCCGCCACACCTACTACGGCTTGCACGCACTTCAGCACCGTGGCCAGGAGTCGTCGGGCATCGTGTCGAGCACCTTCGACGAGCAGATGCAGCAGCCGGTGATGCCGTCGTACAAGGACTTCGGTCTTGTCCTTGACGTGTTCGACGACCCGGCGATCTTCGAAACCCAGTTGCTCGGAAACGCAGCGATCGGCCACAACCGGTATTCGACCAGTGGAGCCTCCACGAATCGGTCGAACATCCAGCCGTTCGTTGTACACCACCGGAACGGCAACCTCGGCCTCGCCCACAACGGCAACCTGAGCAACGCCCGGAAGCTGCGGGATCGATTCCGGGACAAAGGGACCCTGTTCCAGACGACGAGCGACTCCGAGCTCATCCTCCACCTCACGAGCCAGAGCGATGAGGAGACGCACTTCGAGCAAATCCGCGATGCGCTGTCGCAGATCGAGGGCGCCTATTCCCTGGTTCTACTAACCGACGATCACCTGATCGCCGTCCGCGACGCCAATGGATTCCGCCCCCTCGCCCTCGGCCGACTCGGGGATCCCGACCAAGAGGGAGGCGCCGCATACTTCGTCGCGAGCGAAACGTGCGCGTTCGACATGATCGGCGCGGAGTACATTCGCGACATTGAGCCTGGAGAAATCCTCGTGATCGACCGCGAAGGATGCGCCAACGGAGGCGACTTTGACAGTTACCAGATCCCGTCGAAGCACGGCGTCAGCCAGTGCGTCTTCGAATACGTCTACTTCTCGCGCCCGGACTCCAAGATTTTCGGGGAGATGGTCGACAAGGTGCGTCGGCGCATCGGCGAAGAGCTCGCCCGCGAAGCGCCGGTGCCCGAGGTCTCGGAGGACGAGAAGACGCCCATCGTGATCCCGGTCCCCGACTCGGCCAACACGTCTACGCTCGGCTACGCCATGGAGTGCCAGAAGATGGGACTTCGGTGTCGCTTCGAGCTCGGACTTATCCGGAATCACTATGTCGGACGTACGTTCATCGCGCCCGGGCAGGATCGGCGCGAGATGAAGGTGCGCTGTAAGTTCAACACGGTCGAAGGCCTTCTGCGCGACCGCACGGTCATCGTCATGGACGACTCGATTGTTCGTGGTACGACGGCACGGTACCTGGTGAACATGCTGCGTGAGTCCGGAGCGAAGAGCGTTCACTTCCGCGTGTCTTCCCCACGCGTCATCAGTCCCTGTTTCTATGGGATGGACTTTCCAAACAAGAGCGAACTGCTGGCAAACCAGTTCGAGGACGCGGATGAAATCGGAGAGTGGCTGGGCGTCGACTCGCTTGCATATCTCTCCGTAGACGGGCTCATGAAAGCTGTTCATGGCGCAAACAAGCAGGACCACGGCTACTGCAACGCCTGCTTCACGGCGAACTACCCGGTTCCCGTCGACATGTCGACGACCAAGGAAGAAAACGAGTGGCAGGTATAA
- a CDS encoding OmpA family protein codes for MPVLLRRTAFFLLLLLVPATAVSGQNIDEEVASLNTRMETARSNNLNLIAPKAFLEAREYLNEAREMLRDGDKIADIREAVQKGQRNLNEAEQLEDIGNVILEDAIAARSDALAARAPEFAKEQWMEAQEVMQEAGREIEKGDQNDARDKARESTQMYRRAELTAIRADVLGRARQARSQAQAVEASEWATKTYNDAQSKLREAEQRLKGDRYDRSSARTVAEQATDQYVHARDISRQAQRVDEDVEVRFEQERLEMESAMEPVLEALNLDVTFSEGFAPVAEQMDAAIQSVYADRENLQSSLADRQREIRRLRAKVDSMDARLAELEEREQEVSAELRQRRERERTLERARGIFGDQEAEVLLRGDELIVRMNGLSFPVGSSEIRPANFGLLTKLQQVLREFPDAPVTVAGHTDARGNDASNQQLSEQRAMAVQEYLLANMSVLKPTQIKAVGYGESRPLATNETEKGRAQNRRIDVTISLP; via the coding sequence ATGCCTGTACTGTTACGCCGAACCGCATTCTTTCTCCTTTTATTGCTTGTGCCGGCTACTGCCGTATCTGGCCAGAATATCGATGAGGAAGTCGCGTCGCTGAACACACGAATGGAGACGGCGCGCTCCAACAATCTGAATCTCATCGCTCCAAAAGCCTTTCTCGAAGCGCGCGAATATCTCAATGAGGCGCGGGAAATGCTCCGTGATGGCGACAAGATCGCCGATATTCGCGAGGCGGTGCAGAAGGGTCAGCGAAACCTGAATGAGGCCGAACAGCTCGAAGACATCGGTAATGTCATTCTTGAGGACGCCATTGCTGCCCGCTCGGACGCCCTCGCGGCTCGCGCTCCGGAGTTCGCAAAGGAGCAATGGATGGAAGCACAGGAAGTGATGCAAGAAGCCGGGCGCGAGATCGAGAAAGGAGACCAAAACGACGCGCGCGACAAAGCTCGCGAGTCGACGCAGATGTATCGACGGGCGGAGCTTACCGCTATTCGCGCCGATGTCCTCGGTCGAGCTCGTCAGGCCCGATCGCAGGCCCAGGCGGTCGAAGCCTCCGAATGGGCGACCAAGACCTACAACGACGCCCAGTCGAAGCTGCGAGAAGCCGAGCAGCGTCTCAAGGGGGATCGGTACGACCGGTCTAGCGCCCGAACGGTCGCCGAGCAAGCCACGGACCAGTACGTTCACGCCCGCGACATCAGCCGGCAGGCGCAGCGCGTCGATGAGGATGTCGAAGTTCGCTTTGAACAGGAGCGACTCGAAATGGAGAGTGCAATGGAGCCGGTGCTCGAGGCGCTGAACCTCGATGTGACGTTCTCCGAAGGGTTTGCCCCCGTCGCCGAGCAGATGGACGCAGCGATTCAGAGCGTCTACGCGGACCGCGAAAACCTTCAGAGCAGCCTCGCCGACCGTCAGCGCGAGATTCGCCGTCTGCGCGCGAAGGTGGATTCGATGGACGCGCGTCTCGCTGAACTGGAAGAGCGCGAGCAGGAAGTCAGCGCTGAACTGCGACAGCGTCGAGAACGCGAGCGCACCCTTGAGCGGGCCCGAGGCATCTTCGGAGACCAGGAAGCGGAAGTCCTCCTCCGTGGAGATGAACTCATCGTCCGAATGAACGGGCTTTCGTTCCCCGTCGGCTCCTCCGAGATTCGACCGGCAAACTTTGGCCTGCTGACGAAGCTGCAGCAGGTACTCCGCGAATTCCCCGACGCCCCCGTCACCGTGGCCGGGCACACGGATGCGCGTGGTAACGACGCGTCCAACCAGCAACTGAGCGAGCAGCGCGCCATGGCCGTGCAGGAATACCTCTTGGCCAACATGAGCGTGCTGAAACCGACGCAGATTAAGGCGGTCGGATATGGAGAATCACGTCCGCTCGCGACGAATGAGACTGAGAAAGGTCGAGCACAGAACCGTCGCATCGACGTGACGATCTCGCTGCCATAG
- a CDS encoding Glu/Leu/Phe/Val family dehydrogenase encodes MPFKFDVYDRSVYREPAPIDRDNPFQAMMERFDIAAEILELNPGFYEYLYRPARVHITSIPVVMDSGQIKVFEGYRVIHNDVLGPSKGGIRYAPDVNLNEVKALAAWMTWKCAVVDVPFGGAKGGVVCDPSDMSPGELERLTRRYTANMIDVFGPDRDIPAPDMNTNEQIMAWILDTYSMHARRTENAVVTGKPIGLGGSQGRVEATGRGVMTVSLAAMEQENIAPANTTVAVQGFGNVGSIAAQLLQEQGCTVVAVSDVTGGYYNASGLDIAEMREFVKANGGTLDGYAKADKISNEELLTCNCDILVPAAKEDQIDADIAENIKAKIIVEGANGPTMPEADDILNENGVIVIPDILANAGGVTVSYFEWVQDRQGYFWTREDVEERLEQMMTTAFNRVYETSQEHGVSLRIAAYVMAVGKVSEALRLRGIYA; translated from the coding sequence ATGCCATTCAAGTTTGACGTTTACGACCGCTCCGTTTATCGCGAGCCGGCCCCCATTGATCGCGACAATCCGTTCCAGGCCATGATGGAGCGGTTTGACATCGCTGCCGAGATTCTGGAGCTCAACCCGGGCTTCTACGAATACCTGTACCGTCCCGCCCGCGTCCACATCACGTCGATTCCTGTCGTGATGGACAGTGGACAGATCAAGGTGTTCGAGGGCTACCGGGTGATTCACAACGATGTCCTCGGCCCCAGCAAAGGTGGCATTCGCTACGCGCCGGACGTGAACCTCAACGAGGTGAAGGCGCTGGCCGCATGGATGACCTGGAAGTGCGCCGTGGTTGACGTACCCTTCGGTGGCGCGAAAGGCGGTGTCGTCTGTGACCCGTCGGACATGAGTCCCGGCGAGTTGGAGCGATTGACGCGCCGCTACACGGCAAACATGATCGACGTGTTTGGGCCGGACCGCGACATCCCGGCGCCGGACATGAACACGAATGAGCAGATCATGGCGTGGATTCTCGACACGTACTCGATGCACGCCCGCCGCACGGAGAATGCAGTTGTGACGGGCAAGCCGATCGGTCTTGGTGGTTCGCAGGGACGCGTCGAAGCCACGGGACGCGGCGTCATGACGGTGTCGCTCGCTGCGATGGAGCAGGAGAACATCGCTCCGGCCAATACGACCGTCGCGGTTCAGGGCTTCGGAAACGTGGGATCGATCGCTGCGCAGCTTCTGCAGGAGCAGGGATGCACCGTCGTCGCCGTCAGCGACGTGACCGGCGGATACTACAATGCGAGCGGGCTGGACATCGCGGAGATGCGAGAGTTCGTCAAGGCGAATGGCGGCACGCTGGATGGGTACGCGAAGGCTGACAAGATCTCGAACGAAGAACTGCTCACGTGCAACTGCGACATCCTCGTTCCAGCAGCGAAGGAAGACCAGATCGATGCCGATATCGCCGAGAACATCAAGGCGAAGATCATCGTGGAGGGCGCCAACGGCCCGACGATGCCGGAGGCGGACGATATTCTGAACGAGAACGGCGTGATCGTTATCCCGGACATCCTCGCCAATGCCGGCGGCGTCACGGTTTCGTACTTCGAGTGGGTTCAGGACCGTCAGGGGTACTTCTGGACGCGAGAAGACGTAGAAGAGCGTCTTGAGCAGATGATGACGACGGCGTTCAATCGGGTGTACGAGACCTCACAGGAGCACGGCGTCTCGCTTCGCATCGCAGCGTACGTCATGGCCGTGGGCAAAGTGTCGGAAGCCCTCCGCCTGCGCGGAATCTACGCCTGA
- a CDS encoding DUF4260 domain-containing protein, with translation MNENTLLRLEGLAVALVAVGIYSQYGASWWVFAIVFLLPDLGMLGYLASPRVGTWTYNLVHTYVTPLIFAGGAFAFRATAAEYASLIGSITLIWIAHIGTDRALGFGLKRASGFKETHLGRIGKG, from the coding sequence ATGAACGAAAACACGCTGCTTCGCCTCGAAGGGCTGGCCGTTGCGCTGGTGGCGGTTGGAATTTATTCTCAGTACGGCGCGTCGTGGTGGGTCTTTGCGATTGTCTTTTTGCTGCCGGATCTCGGCATGCTCGGCTACCTAGCATCTCCGCGCGTTGGGACCTGGACGTACAACCTCGTCCATACCTACGTGACGCCGCTGATCTTTGCCGGAGGCGCCTTCGCCTTCCGCGCCACCGCAGCCGAGTATGCGTCACTCATCGGGTCCATCACGCTCATCTGGATCGCGCACATCGGGACCGACCGCGCGCTGGGCTTCGGCCTGAAGCGGGCGTCCGGGTTCAAGGAAACCCATCTCGGCCGGATCGGGAAGGGTTGA
- a CDS encoding alanine dehydrogenase, translating to MEIPSLQGFTREKGGLMTMEKPLKKGEQHEALRIGVPREVANEERRVAIAPTGVIALVANGHDVYVEEGAGKQAHFRDDEYAEAGAKLVDDPGDLYAQCDLIAKVGPPDGDELDYLKERQILISALNLGGTTAEFLHHLMRLKISGIGFEFIRDPDGTLPLVRMMHEITGSMAIQIAGRYLESNEGGKGVMLGGISGVPPATVVILGAGVVGEWAARTALGYGAHVIVLDTELGALRSLEHYLDRRITTAMASEQYIAQAVRSADVVIGAMMSDGQRSPVLVTEDMVADMAPGGVIVDAVMDQGGCIETSRPTSHSDPVYRESDVVHYCVPNMPSNVARTASYALTNVLVPYLVRIGECGSINEALWHDEGLRSGTYVYRQHLTKKSLATMFGMNYRDIELLIASGI from the coding sequence ATGGAAATTCCGTCTCTTCAGGGCTTTACTCGTGAGAAAGGCGGTCTGATGACCATGGAGAAGCCGCTGAAAAAGGGCGAGCAGCATGAAGCCCTTCGGATCGGTGTCCCTCGCGAGGTAGCCAACGAAGAACGGCGGGTCGCGATTGCCCCAACCGGCGTCATCGCACTCGTCGCCAACGGTCACGACGTCTACGTCGAAGAGGGAGCCGGCAAACAGGCTCACTTCCGAGACGACGAGTATGCAGAAGCCGGCGCTAAACTCGTCGACGACCCCGGCGACCTCTATGCGCAGTGCGACCTCATCGCGAAGGTCGGTCCCCCGGACGGGGACGAGCTGGACTACCTGAAGGAGCGGCAGATTCTTATTTCTGCGCTCAACCTCGGCGGCACGACCGCCGAGTTTCTTCATCACCTGATGCGACTGAAGATTTCCGGCATCGGGTTCGAGTTCATCCGGGACCCGGACGGAACCCTACCGCTCGTCCGGATGATGCACGAAATCACCGGGTCGATGGCCATCCAGATCGCAGGTCGTTATCTGGAGAGCAACGAGGGCGGCAAGGGCGTCATGCTCGGCGGCATCTCAGGCGTCCCTCCCGCAACGGTCGTCATCCTCGGTGCCGGGGTCGTGGGTGAATGGGCTGCGCGCACCGCACTCGGCTACGGTGCCCACGTCATCGTTCTCGACACAGAGCTCGGCGCGCTCCGATCACTGGAGCACTACCTCGACCGCCGCATCACAACGGCCATGGCGAGCGAGCAGTACATCGCCCAGGCCGTCCGCTCCGCCGATGTCGTCATCGGCGCCATGATGTCCGACGGACAGCGTTCGCCCGTCCTCGTCACCGAAGACATGGTCGCCGACATGGCCCCCGGCGGCGTGATCGTCGACGCGGTGATGGACCAGGGCGGCTGCATCGAGACATCGCGCCCGACCAGCCACTCCGACCCCGTCTACCGGGAAAGCGATGTCGTTCACTATTGCGTCCCGAACATGCCGTCGAATGTTGCGCGCACGGCAAGCTACGCACTAACCAATGTGCTCGTCCCGTACCTCGTCCGCATCGGCGAGTGCGGCTCGATCAACGAAGCTCTCTGGCACGACGAAGGCCTGCGCAGCGGCACCTACGTCTACCGCCAGCACCTCACCAAGAAGAGCCTCGCGACGATGTTCGGCATGAACTACCGCGACATCGAGCTTTTGATTGCCTCTGGGATTTAG
- a CDS encoding TrmH family RNA methyltransferase, with amino-acid sequence MTDLHTCPLSNRRRKDIASLHRRKYRRRHGQTVVEGLRAVESALVAGAPVIDVVLTTEAAQDRAVRDVLANAGYATGYDNPSASGVTVWTAESEAMRELSGVESPQGILAVVERRYEDVASLIANLSEGGTLLALDGIQDPGNVGTIIRTAAWFGVSAIVAGPGTAGLYGPKVMRAGMGGHWDLSLARTDALGPALDDCRSAGYPIYGADLYGTSASDWKPQQPSVLVLGSEAHGLSAAVLDRLTEPVAIPGAPDRSGAESLNVAVASGILVYEWVGEG; translated from the coding sequence GTGACCGACCTTCACACCTGTCCCCTCTCCAATCGTCGTCGTAAGGACATCGCGTCGCTCCACCGACGAAAATACCGGCGGCGTCATGGGCAGACCGTCGTCGAGGGGCTCCGTGCCGTCGAGTCGGCGCTCGTGGCGGGGGCTCCGGTCATCGACGTTGTGTTGACGACGGAGGCAGCGCAAGATCGCGCGGTGCGTGACGTACTAGCCAACGCCGGCTACGCAACAGGCTACGACAATCCGTCAGCATCCGGCGTTACCGTGTGGACCGCCGAATCCGAGGCGATGCGGGAGCTATCGGGTGTCGAGTCGCCGCAGGGAATTCTCGCCGTCGTCGAGCGCCGATATGAGGACGTGGCCTCGCTCATCGCGAACCTATCGGAAGGCGGCACGTTGCTCGCGCTCGACGGCATCCAGGATCCGGGGAACGTCGGCACGATCATTCGCACCGCCGCGTGGTTTGGCGTCAGCGCGATCGTCGCCGGCCCCGGCACGGCCGGACTCTACGGCCCGAAGGTGATGCGCGCCGGTATGGGCGGACACTGGGACCTGTCGCTCGCCCGCACCGACGCGCTCGGCCCGGCACTGGACGACTGCCGGTCGGCGGGCTACCCGATCTATGGCGCCGACCTCTATGGCACCAGTGCCTCCGACTGGAAGCCACAGCAACCCTCCGTGCTCGTGCTCGGTAGCGAGGCGCACGGCCTCAGCGCAGCCGTCCTTGATCGCCTCACCGAGCCCGTCGCCATCCCCGGTGCTCCCGACCGCAGCGGCGCGGAATCGCTGAACGTCGCCGTCGCTTCCGGTATCCTCGTCTATGAATGGGTTGGTGAGGGGTGA
- a CDS encoding sodium-dependent transporter codes for MATPTAEREQWGSRIGFVLAAAGSAIGLGNIWRFPFKTGENGGAAFVILYLACILFICLPYLFAELSLGRNSQKNPVGAIKAIKEKGPWSLVGGLCVLTGVFILSYYGVIAGWAFGYIFKDIVAPAVDASQYFSNFIANPIAVIPLLGLFMLLTIGVVVGGVEQGIERWAKVLMPVLLVLMLVVIFRSVTLPGAGAGLDFYLNPDFSKIDGGVIVEALGQAFFSLSLGMGAMITYGSYLPKRENLLVSGGYVALFDTAIALMAGLMIFPAVFAMGATPNEGPALIFVVLPQVFEAMPLGSFIGAVFFILLSIAALTSTVSLLEVVVSYFVDDTSFTRKKAAWLVGGFTFAFGVPSALANGAVGWLTDMSWLVSNDIVGQNPSFLDIMDFIWGNMSLGMGALLLSIFVGWVWGSENAIEELQQGSGDTFKGAITKSWSIFLKYICPIFILVILANIVGINLIEWVINLFS; via the coding sequence ATGGCAACACCCACCGCAGAACGCGAACAGTGGGGCTCCCGCATCGGATTTGTCCTCGCCGCTGCCGGCTCCGCAATCGGTCTGGGAAATATCTGGCGCTTCCCTTTTAAGACCGGTGAAAATGGCGGCGCGGCCTTCGTCATCCTGTACCTGGCCTGTATCCTCTTCATCTGCCTGCCATATCTGTTCGCTGAGCTTTCGCTCGGTCGCAACAGCCAGAAGAATCCGGTGGGCGCGATCAAAGCCATTAAGGAGAAGGGGCCGTGGTCCCTCGTCGGCGGGCTCTGCGTGCTGACGGGCGTCTTCATTCTTAGCTACTACGGGGTGATCGCTGGCTGGGCCTTCGGTTACATCTTCAAAGACATCGTCGCCCCGGCGGTGGATGCCAGCCAGTACTTCTCGAACTTCATCGCGAACCCAATCGCGGTGATTCCGCTGCTCGGTCTGTTCATGCTGCTCACGATCGGCGTGGTCGTCGGTGGTGTGGAGCAAGGCATCGAGCGCTGGGCGAAGGTGCTGATGCCCGTCTTGCTCGTTCTGATGCTCGTCGTCATCTTCCGCTCGGTTACGCTTCCGGGCGCCGGTGCCGGTCTTGACTTCTACCTGAACCCGGACTTCTCGAAGATCGACGGCGGTGTTATCGTCGAGGCCCTCGGTCAGGCGTTCTTTTCACTCAGTCTCGGTATGGGCGCCATGATCACGTACGGCTCCTACCTTCCGAAGCGGGAGAATCTGCTTGTCTCCGGTGGGTACGTCGCGCTCTTCGATACCGCAATTGCTCTCATGGCGGGCCTGATGATCTTTCCGGCCGTATTTGCGATGGGCGCTACCCCGAACGAAGGCCCCGCGCTCATCTTCGTCGTGCTGCCGCAGGTGTTCGAGGCCATGCCGCTCGGGAGCTTCATCGGCGCCGTGTTCTTCATCCTTCTGTCGATTGCCGCCCTGACATCGACCGTCTCGCTGCTGGAGGTGGTGGTCTCGTATTTTGTGGACGACACCTCCTTCACCCGAAAGAAGGCCGCCTGGCTCGTCGGTGGATTCACGTTCGCCTTCGGTGTACCGTCCGCCCTCGCGAATGGCGCAGTCGGCTGGCTCACAGACATGTCGTGGCTCGTGAGTAACGACATCGTCGGTCAAAACCCCAGCTTCCTTGACATTATGGACTTCATCTGGGGCAACATGTCCCTCGGCATGGGCGCCCTGCTCCTGAGCATCTTCGTCGGCTGGGTATGGGGAAGCGAAAATGCCATTGAAGAACTCCAACAGGGCTCGGGCGACACCTTCAAAGGAGCGATCACGAAGTCGTGGAGCATCTTCCTGAAGTACATCTGCCCGATCTTTATCCTGGTGATCCTGGCTAACATCGTTGGAATCAACCTCATCGAATGGGTAATCAACCTGTTCAGTTGA
- a CDS encoding Ig-like domain-containing protein, with protein MLLIRCANPQAPSGGPRDETPPRVMSSSPARDAVNVSTRSIRIAFSEYVERSTLIRSISVTPAFDRALEYDWDGRAVEITFPSELRDSTTYIVTLDTELTDTRSVALNEPITIAFSTGPRINRGSIAGRVVEPGEGKPQAQMDIYAYAAPDGTPPDSLPDRPDYRTQTGDDGSFTLEYLREQPYYVIAIKDNNRNRRPDVLEPFGTPPRPVLPGDVGADPVRVPWIVARLDTIAPELQRVQPRSNRRLTLRFSEPVQPSLDPSDYPLIDSLRDQEQSIESVYARDIPSTEVNLLMTAAMEEGRHRLSIADSVIKDTLGTALPDTTVGFAATTLADTVTTRFLEFLPADATPDSTGAVPLLPPDQPGVQFNQPVGSSRFGTAIAARDTLGQPRTLTATTADGTDYRFTFEPPLSPGTTLEVAVDDGPFAGADTTYTRRFRRVTSKVLGELEGQAITVDTSDAPPADTTAADSLAGATDAAADSARVDTVQVDTTVADSVQADTTQTDSLRQPPSEEPKLRIRYQPVDSSRLAGSVIVELYATSSSIPVDRRTEVVGADTTFVFDMLPEGSYRFRAFLDRNGNGRWDPGRLLPYKPAEPVTWTEQPTESRPRWTTVLPAPLRIPVLARPIRIENLAESP; from the coding sequence ATGCTCCTCATCCGTTGCGCCAATCCGCAGGCGCCCAGTGGCGGTCCACGCGACGAGACGCCGCCCCGCGTGATGTCATCGTCGCCCGCCCGAGACGCCGTCAATGTAAGTACGCGGTCGATCCGCATTGCCTTTTCGGAATACGTCGAGCGTTCGACGCTCATTCGGTCGATCAGCGTGACGCCGGCCTTCGATCGGGCGCTCGAATACGACTGGGACGGCCGCGCCGTGGAGATCACGTTTCCTTCAGAGCTCCGCGACAGCACGACGTACATCGTCACGCTGGATACCGAGCTCACGGATACGCGCAGCGTCGCATTGAACGAACCGATCACGATCGCCTTCTCGACGGGGCCGCGGATCAACCGGGGGAGCATCGCCGGACGTGTGGTCGAGCCGGGCGAGGGGAAGCCACAGGCGCAGATGGACATCTACGCCTACGCCGCGCCGGACGGTACGCCGCCGGATTCTCTACCAGACCGACCGGACTATCGTACGCAGACCGGCGACGATGGCTCGTTTACACTGGAGTACCTTCGCGAGCAGCCGTACTACGTCATCGCGATCAAGGATAACAACCGAAATCGTCGACCAGATGTGCTGGAGCCGTTCGGTACGCCGCCCCGACCGGTTCTTCCGGGCGATGTCGGTGCAGACCCGGTGCGCGTGCCCTGGATCGTCGCGCGCCTCGACACCATCGCCCCGGAGCTCCAGCGTGTGCAACCGCGATCCAACCGGCGACTCACGCTTCGCTTCAGTGAGCCCGTTCAACCATCGCTGGACCCGTCCGATTATCCGCTGATCGATTCTCTGCGCGATCAAGAACAGTCGATTGAGTCGGTTTACGCACGCGATATCCCGTCTACCGAAGTCAACCTTCTCATGACGGCTGCGATGGAGGAAGGGCGCCACCGGTTGTCGATTGCCGACAGTGTGATCAAGGACACCCTCGGTACCGCGCTCCCGGATACCACCGTCGGGTTTGCGGCGACTACGCTGGCGGATACGGTCACAACCCGATTTCTCGAGTTCCTGCCAGCTGACGCGACCCCGGACTCGACCGGGGCCGTGCCGCTTCTGCCGCCGGATCAACCCGGCGTCCAGTTCAACCAACCGGTCGGTAGCTCGCGCTTCGGAACGGCCATCGCGGCCCGCGACACGCTCGGCCAACCGCGAACGCTTACAGCGACGACCGCCGACGGCACGGACTACCGATTCACGTTTGAGCCACCGCTCTCACCAGGCACGACGCTGGAGGTTGCCGTGGACGATGGCCCATTTGCCGGAGCGGATACCACCTACACGCGGCGCTTTCGGCGCGTCACGTCGAAGGTGCTCGGCGAACTCGAAGGGCAGGCCATCACCGTGGACACATCCGACGCACCGCCGGCGGACACGACAGCGGCAGACTCGCTAGCTGGGGCGACGGACGCTGCCGCAGATTCGGCTCGGGTGGACACCGTGCAGGTGGACACAACCGTTGCGGATTCCGTCCAAGCGGACACCACCCAGACGGATTCACTCCGACAACCACCGAGCGAAGAGCCCAAACTTCGTATTCGCTACCAGCCGGTCGACAGCAGCCGACTTGCGGGTTCCGTGATTGTCGAGCTGTACGCCACATCAAGCTCCATTCCAGTGGATAGGCGAACGGAAGTCGTAGGAGCCGACACAACATTCGTCTTCGATATGCTCCCGGAGGGGAGCTACCGCTTCCGTGCCTTCCTCGATAGAAACGGCAACGGCCGATGGGATCCCGGGCGCCTTCTTCCGTACAAACCGGCGGAGCCCGTTACGTGGACCGAACAACCCACCGAAAGTCGTCCTCGTTGGACAACTGTTCTGCCGGCGCCACTCCGGATCCCTGTCCTCGCCCGGCCGATCCGCATCGAGAACCTTGCCGAATCGCCATAG